From Amycolatopsis sp. YIM 10, the proteins below share one genomic window:
- a CDS encoding helix-turn-helix domain-containing protein: MEAKYLNVSDAAVYLGTSVRFIRRLIAERRIAFHKFGAHVRLAVDDLETFVEASRVEPIEVSWFGGRAA; this comes from the coding sequence ATGGAAGCGAAGTACTTGAACGTGTCGGATGCCGCTGTCTACCTCGGGACATCGGTGCGGTTCATCCGGCGGTTGATCGCGGAACGGCGGATCGCCTTCCACAAGTTCGGCGCTCACGTGCGCTTGGCGGTTGATGACCTGGAGACCTTTGTGGAGGCGTCCCGAGTGGAGCCGATCGAGGTCAGTTGGTTCGGCGGGAGGGCCGCTTGA
- a CDS encoding replication initiator gives MSTRAERMRLPLSTDVMKATAEKHGVCVRPFTMEVGNLDTGELRYVAVPCGSTVESVCAPCAKKAKALRMAQCREGWHLAEEPDFTPDPPSKEQTELMELRADLVQEYRKTVAEGEEGEAEELREEIRSVDEELRQLGMRGRLPSPDLPENKPVKRSTKRRQDAPNLPRQKVAKTTLGREFAGKFRPSMFVTLTCDTYGRVREDGTPVDPVSYDYRRAARDAVHFSALVDRWWQNLRRCVGWDVQYFATVEPQKRTAPHLHAALRGSIPHDVIRQVTAATYHQVWWPNHDQLVYDGDRLPVWDSQTRAFLDPDTRAPLTPWDEAVEAVEEPAHVVTFGQQVHSKGILGGSEEAGRHIGYLTKYLTKATGEVVEATTARQRDHHDRLHAELAVTPCSPRCAVWLLYGVQPQGAGSRTIPGHCKGRAHRRTTLGLPGRRVLVSRKWSGKSLADHKADRKTFVHEALAAAGISRPAEEPARLVWRKVQSGDPHVPPRAHLLMHAISERISWRAEYDRALLAAQGPPGDPETSATLQAA, from the coding sequence ATGAGCACCCGTGCCGAGCGGATGCGGCTGCCGCTGTCCACCGACGTCATGAAGGCCACGGCCGAGAAGCACGGCGTGTGCGTCCGGCCGTTCACCATGGAAGTCGGAAACCTCGACACCGGGGAACTCCGGTACGTCGCCGTGCCCTGCGGGTCCACTGTGGAATCCGTCTGCGCCCCGTGCGCCAAGAAGGCCAAAGCGCTGCGGATGGCCCAGTGCCGCGAAGGCTGGCACCTCGCCGAGGAACCGGACTTCACACCGGACCCGCCGAGCAAGGAACAGACCGAACTCATGGAACTCCGCGCGGACCTCGTGCAGGAGTACCGCAAGACCGTCGCCGAGGGAGAGGAAGGAGAAGCCGAGGAACTGCGTGAGGAAATCCGCTCCGTGGACGAAGAACTTCGGCAACTCGGCATGCGCGGTCGTCTGCCGTCGCCAGATCTGCCAGAGAACAAGCCGGTGAAACGGTCGACCAAGCGGCGGCAGGATGCGCCGAACCTGCCTCGGCAGAAGGTTGCCAAGACCACGCTTGGGCGGGAGTTCGCGGGCAAGTTCCGGCCGTCCATGTTCGTCACGCTGACCTGCGACACCTACGGGCGCGTTCGGGAAGATGGGACGCCGGTCGACCCGGTCAGCTACGACTACCGGCGGGCTGCCCGCGATGCGGTGCACTTCTCCGCGCTGGTCGATCGGTGGTGGCAGAACCTCCGCCGCTGCGTCGGCTGGGACGTGCAGTACTTCGCCACGGTCGAGCCGCAGAAGCGGACCGCTCCGCACCTGCATGCCGCGCTCCGCGGTTCGATCCCGCACGACGTCATCCGCCAGGTCACGGCGGCCACCTACCACCAGGTGTGGTGGCCCAACCATGACCAACTCGTCTACGACGGCGACCGGCTCCCGGTCTGGGACTCCCAGACGCGGGCCTTCCTCGACCCGGACACCCGGGCGCCGCTGACGCCGTGGGATGAGGCAGTGGAGGCGGTCGAGGAACCGGCCCACGTGGTGACCTTCGGACAGCAAGTCCACTCCAAGGGCATCCTCGGCGGCTCGGAGGAAGCCGGGCGGCACATCGGGTATCTGACCAAGTACCTCACCAAAGCCACCGGCGAAGTGGTCGAGGCGACGACGGCCAGGCAACGGGACCACCACGACCGGCTTCACGCTGAGTTGGCTGTGACGCCGTGTTCGCCTCGGTGCGCGGTCTGGCTGCTCTACGGCGTCCAGCCACAGGGCGCGGGCTCCCGGACCATTCCCGGTCACTGCAAGGGACGGGCTCACCGGCGGACCACGCTCGGCCTGCCCGGTCGTCGCGTGCTCGTCTCCCGGAAGTGGTCGGGGAAATCGCTCGCCGACCACAAGGCGGACCGCAAGACGTTCGTCCACGAGGCCCTCGCCGCAGCCGGCATAAGTCGGCCCGCCGAAGAACCGGCCCGGCTCGTCTGGCGCAAGGTCCAGTCCGGAGACCCGCACGTTCCGCCCCGGGCGCACCTGCTCATGCACGCCATCTCGGAGCGCATCTCCTGGCGGGCCGAGTACGACCGGGCGCTACTCGCGGCGCAGGGACCACCAGGTGATCCAGAAACTTCGGCAACTCTGCAAGCTGCGTGA
- a CDS encoding FtsK/SpoIIIE domain-containing protein: MNHNGSRWIDPAPLEVARPRLPWWTLLPRWVKVVLSPVILAWLVCWTTYQVGRILWRYPLTMGVALLAGWLDAELGHLGLLWVLTGITAVLALWWWRARSSFQRFALPQARTEYRRVAIYAGHWRTVMRLSDLVKTSRGREYRPKLGLVRSEGWRDRVRVRMVKGQAPEQWELRASGLAHSFRATSCRVRVRKPGRLELDFVHRDPLARAIPAPALAPEDSAVDLKRVTVGRQENGKPWRLPLQGTHVLGVGVTGAGKGSLAWAVAWALAPALRSGAVRMYGIDPKGGMELGQAPEVFRSVVFNNGEETVSLLEEIAAEVKQRAERYRGFLRSWNPNTGDPFLLVVIDELADLLAYQPDKNLRERANRAVQTITSQGRAPGVCVLGLVQDPRKEIVAFRHLFSTRIAMRLDEKAQVDMVLGDGVCERGAAAHEISEHTPGVAWGKEDGKREPFRARAFHITDHDLIELVEYVTGVPVRRADVLPFPARNDSDGGAVA; the protein is encoded by the coding sequence ATGAACCACAACGGTTCCCGATGGATCGACCCGGCTCCGCTGGAAGTCGCCCGTCCCCGGCTGCCCTGGTGGACCCTGCTTCCCCGCTGGGTCAAGGTCGTGCTGTCGCCGGTCATCCTCGCGTGGCTGGTCTGCTGGACGACATACCAGGTTGGCCGCATTCTGTGGCGCTACCCGCTGACCATGGGCGTCGCCCTGCTCGCCGGGTGGCTGGACGCCGAACTCGGTCACCTCGGCCTGCTCTGGGTGCTCACCGGCATCACGGCGGTGCTGGCGCTGTGGTGGTGGCGTGCTCGCTCCTCCTTCCAGCGCTTCGCCCTGCCGCAGGCCCGGACCGAGTACCGGCGGGTCGCCATTTATGCCGGCCACTGGCGAACCGTGATGCGCCTGTCCGACCTGGTGAAGACCAGCCGTGGCCGCGAGTACCGGCCCAAACTCGGCTTGGTCCGCTCCGAGGGCTGGCGGGATCGCGTCCGGGTTCGCATGGTCAAGGGGCAGGCGCCGGAGCAGTGGGAGCTTCGCGCGTCCGGACTGGCGCACTCGTTCCGGGCCACCTCGTGCCGTGTCCGCGTCCGCAAGCCCGGTCGGCTCGAACTCGACTTCGTGCACCGCGACCCACTCGCCCGTGCGATCCCGGCCCCGGCCCTGGCTCCGGAGGATTCCGCGGTTGACCTCAAGCGCGTGACCGTCGGACGACAGGAGAACGGCAAGCCCTGGCGCCTTCCGCTCCAGGGAACCCACGTGCTCGGCGTCGGCGTCACCGGCGCGGGCAAGGGCTCGCTCGCCTGGGCCGTGGCCTGGGCACTGGCTCCCGCGCTGCGCTCGGGTGCGGTCCGCATGTACGGCATCGACCCGAAGGGCGGGATGGAACTCGGCCAAGCGCCCGAGGTCTTCCGCTCGGTCGTGTTCAACAACGGCGAAGAGACCGTGAGCCTGCTCGAAGAGATCGCGGCCGAGGTCAAGCAGCGTGCCGAGCGGTACCGGGGCTTCCTGCGCTCGTGGAACCCGAACACCGGTGATCCCTTCCTCCTGGTGGTCATCGACGAGTTGGCGGACCTGCTCGCGTACCAGCCGGACAAGAACCTGCGGGAGCGCGCGAACCGGGCGGTGCAGACCATCACCAGTCAGGGCCGCGCGCCCGGCGTCTGCGTGCTCGGCCTGGTCCAGGACCCGCGCAAGGAAATCGTCGCCTTCCGGCACCTGTTCTCCACCCGGATCGCGATGCGCCTGGACGAGAAGGCGCAGGTCGACATGGTCCTTGGCGACGGTGTGTGCGAACGTGGGGCGGCGGCTCACGAGATCTCCGAGCACACCCCCGGTGTGGCCTGGGGCAAGGAGGACGGCAAGCGCGAACCGTTCCGCGCTCGGGCCTTCCACATCACCGACCACGACTTGATCGAGCTGGTCGAGTACGTCACCGGTGTTCCTGTCCGCCGCGCTGATGTGCTGCCTTTCCCTGCTCGGAACGATTCGGATGGGGGTGCGGTGGCGTGA
- a CDS encoding GntR family transcriptional regulator: MALDPDDPRPPYVQVANALRAAILTRKFTAGDKLPSRNELAKTYNVAPMTVQNALRELREEGLIVSRQGSGVFVRERTERPVGLRPHIERAFEAQHVTIDFAGFSGETLHGAMAEPLDKIRIGRLRPESIHVRLLLPDPRQPWSLPVTVEDQADSPGFRQRAEEIMRRHTLAIVDSVTELGGLGLVQEATAEIRVHPAAPLFKLYLINEEEAFFGFYPVREHVITFGGETQAMYDLMGKDAILFHHSANDDDTSTGSQYVDQAKTWFTSMWTTGAKEYTR, translated from the coding sequence ATGGCACTCGATCCGGACGACCCGCGCCCGCCATATGTGCAGGTCGCCAACGCCCTGCGAGCGGCCATCCTCACCCGCAAGTTCACTGCTGGGGACAAGCTGCCCTCGCGGAACGAGCTGGCCAAGACCTACAACGTCGCCCCGATGACCGTGCAGAACGCCCTACGCGAACTGCGCGAAGAAGGGCTGATCGTCTCCCGACAGGGCAGCGGCGTCTTCGTCCGAGAGCGCACCGAACGTCCCGTTGGCCTGCGCCCGCATATCGAACGCGCCTTCGAGGCCCAGCACGTCACCATCGACTTCGCCGGTTTCTCCGGCGAGACCCTCCACGGAGCGATGGCCGAACCACTGGACAAGATCCGAATCGGCCGGCTGCGGCCCGAGTCGATCCACGTGCGCCTGCTGCTGCCCGACCCGCGTCAGCCCTGGAGCCTGCCGGTCACCGTCGAGGACCAGGCCGACAGCCCCGGCTTCCGCCAGCGCGCCGAAGAGATCATGCGCCGCCACACCCTGGCCATCGTCGATTCCGTGACCGAACTGGGCGGACTCGGCTTGGTCCAGGAAGCCACCGCGGAAATCCGGGTCCACCCCGCCGCGCCGCTGTTCAAGCTCTACCTGATCAACGAGGAAGAAGCCTTCTTCGGTTTCTACCCCGTCCGGGAGCACGTCATCACCTTCGGCGGCGAGACCCAAGCGATGTATGACCTCATGGGCAAGGACGCCATCCTTTTCCACCACTCGGCCAACGACGACGACACCTCCACCGGCAGCCAGTACGTCGACCAGGCCAAGACGTGGTTTACCAGCATGTGGACCACCGGCGCCAAGGAGTACACCCGGTGA
- a CDS encoding HAD family hydrolase produces the protein MTTGDEAKARELLANAKALLLDFDGPICSVFAGLPASTVAEQLRVVLADGGHTELPESVATTDDPFDVFRHAATLGDDEARYVEAAFTALEVEAITTAEPTPGAHDLIHAWRKTGRPLAIVSNNSAIAIETYLRFADVKKQVDHICAREFHDPSLLKPSPHLTRVATINLQLPAFSCILVGDSGTDMLSARSAGVTPIGFANKVNKLDMLNRTGAAAVISHMPSILLAQ, from the coding sequence GTGACCACCGGCGACGAGGCCAAAGCCCGCGAACTCCTGGCCAACGCCAAGGCCTTACTCCTGGACTTCGACGGCCCCATCTGTTCCGTCTTCGCCGGACTGCCCGCCTCCACCGTCGCCGAACAACTGCGCGTGGTCCTGGCCGACGGGGGTCACACCGAACTACCGGAATCCGTCGCCACCACTGACGACCCCTTCGACGTCTTCCGCCACGCCGCCACCCTCGGCGACGACGAAGCCCGATACGTCGAAGCCGCCTTCACCGCCCTCGAAGTCGAAGCCATCACCACCGCCGAACCCACCCCCGGTGCCCACGACCTCATCCACGCCTGGCGCAAGACCGGCCGCCCACTCGCTATCGTCAGCAACAACAGCGCGATTGCGATCGAGACCTACCTCAGATTTGCCGACGTCAAGAAACAAGTCGACCATATCTGCGCACGAGAATTTCATGATCCGTCGTTACTGAAGCCCAGCCCGCACTTAACCAGAGTCGCTACAATCAATCTGCAATTACCCGCTTTTTCTTGCATTCTAGTTGGCGACTCAGGAACGGACATGTTGTCTGCACGTTCCGCCGGAGTCACTCCGATCGGCTTCGCAAATAAAGTCAACAAGTTAGACATGCTGAATCGCACAGGTGCCGCAGCCGTGATCTCTCACATGCCCAGCATTCTTCTCGCTCAGTAA
- a CDS encoding DUF4209 domain-containing protein: MEYQELDTVVSNLDDWFTAGEALRRHASSVAENSNLEEATKLGYLATALHYHFPTESGEEVPFGPMLESGESRYPEKISSMPPDVLQTWQEVFDATSAPILKSRLGDLLWVGKVEQPHRYAQNACDSYHDVAKFSNSAMTIAYSVVRALEIAKQINDVPRQKASVELAQSQVRSLLDNGSDTPGATLLIIRSLSPYSRKMNLGEALTELLDECAQAYQGSMHLLSSVRDLQVSHHRANTEKASAYGKLQAKEWIEESERSSGLIRMANLERAREFALSRGLSDELTRVRLMIEQASEEDLGLTELESDVVLPRERVERYKDSFFTGDSLQSFMGRFGSHCPLPEQHQEIEDTVRDLMRSHPIQYLTTRVVLNEENLPIRFIRERDDHFNHAVMQQQVTRVTIWMAFCGDIMDRALSQYPTGEFDYLAHFKTSLIKDEYAEVFARGFSLYQEERYDECVCVVIPRLEAAIREMARFAGVGIYSDPKRDSPGGYRTLGSLLSSLEGRMPENYRKYFLAAIGDPMGVNLRNRLCHGLLSQADRKEAALALQLATQLACLRPADPPSESSDSP, encoded by the coding sequence GTGGAATACCAGGAACTAGACACTGTCGTCTCAAACCTCGATGACTGGTTTACCGCTGGCGAGGCACTCAGGCGGCACGCCAGCAGCGTAGCCGAGAACTCCAACCTCGAAGAGGCGACCAAACTCGGCTACTTAGCAACGGCCCTTCACTACCACTTTCCGACCGAAAGCGGCGAAGAGGTGCCATTCGGGCCGATGTTAGAGTCCGGCGAATCTCGCTATCCTGAAAAAATATCGAGCATGCCGCCAGACGTTCTTCAGACCTGGCAAGAAGTTTTTGATGCAACGTCCGCGCCTATATTGAAATCAAGACTTGGCGACCTTTTATGGGTCGGGAAGGTAGAACAACCACATCGTTATGCCCAGAACGCTTGCGACAGCTACCACGACGTCGCGAAATTTAGCAACAGTGCGATGACTATCGCATACTCGGTGGTTCGCGCCCTGGAGATCGCCAAGCAGATAAATGACGTTCCCCGCCAAAAAGCAAGTGTCGAGTTGGCTCAATCCCAAGTCAGGTCGCTTCTCGACAACGGTAGTGATACACCCGGGGCAACATTACTAATAATACGATCCCTATCTCCATACTCACGCAAAATGAATCTTGGCGAAGCTTTGACCGAACTATTGGATGAGTGCGCCCAAGCCTACCAGGGAAGCATGCATCTACTTTCGTCAGTTCGAGATCTTCAGGTGTCCCACCACAGAGCGAACACAGAAAAAGCATCAGCATATGGCAAGCTGCAAGCCAAAGAGTGGATCGAGGAATCCGAAAGGTCGAGTGGCCTGATTAGAATGGCCAACCTTGAGCGGGCACGTGAATTTGCCCTCTCCAGAGGACTTTCAGATGAATTGACTCGAGTCAGATTGATGATCGAGCAGGCTTCCGAGGAAGATCTCGGCTTGACCGAACTAGAATCCGACGTAGTTTTGCCACGCGAAAGAGTCGAGAGATACAAGGACTCCTTCTTTACAGGTGACTCATTGCAGAGCTTCATGGGACGTTTTGGCTCACACTGTCCGCTTCCTGAACAGCACCAGGAGATCGAGGATACGGTCCGAGATCTCATGCGCAGTCATCCGATTCAATACTTGACCACGCGCGTGGTCTTGAACGAAGAGAACTTGCCCATACGGTTCATTCGAGAACGGGATGATCATTTCAATCATGCAGTCATGCAACAGCAAGTAACGAGAGTCACTATCTGGATGGCCTTTTGCGGTGACATTATGGACCGCGCACTATCTCAATACCCTACCGGCGAGTTCGACTACTTAGCACACTTCAAAACGAGCTTGATCAAGGATGAATACGCCGAAGTATTCGCAAGAGGATTTAGCCTCTACCAGGAAGAGCGGTACGACGAATGTGTTTGTGTAGTCATACCTCGACTCGAGGCTGCCATTAGAGAGATGGCGCGATTTGCAGGCGTTGGCATCTACTCTGACCCTAAGCGCGATTCTCCTGGCGGTTACAGGACTCTGGGCAGCCTACTTTCCTCCCTAGAGGGACGTATGCCAGAGAACTACAGAAAGTACTTCCTTGCAGCTATCGGCGATCCGATGGGCGTAAACCTGAGGAACCGCCTATGTCACGGCTTGCTGTCGCAGGCAGACCGGAAGGAAGCAGCGTTGGCCTTACAGCTAGCCACCCAGCTGGCTTGCCTTCGCCCAGCTGATCCGCCTAGCGAAAGTTCCGACTCTCCGTGA
- a CDS encoding cold-shock protein, which yields MAQGTVKWFNAEKGFGFIAQDGGEGDVFVHYSEIDGRGFRTLEENQRVEFEVGQGQKGPQAQKVRVI from the coding sequence GTGGCGCAAGGCACTGTGAAGTGGTTCAACGCCGAAAAGGGTTTTGGCTTCATTGCCCAGGACGGCGGCGAGGGCGACGTGTTCGTGCATTACTCGGAGATCGACGGGCGCGGCTTCCGCACCCTCGAAGAGAACCAGCGGGTGGAGTTCGAGGTGGGCCAGGGCCAGAAGGGCCCGCAGGCTCAGAAGGTGCGCGTCATCTGA
- a CDS encoding Ig-like domain-containing protein — translation MVTLHFRRRALAGLAIIAALGLSGCTGESGTNAAGTGGAQATPPGPARIAVQPAAGAKEVSPGEPVQVTVTEGTLEQVTLTNPDGKQVAGQPAPDNRSWTTTEPLGYGKTYTWAGTAVGTDGSKAPISGAFTTVTPKRQQHGQLNVGDGQTYGIAMPISLTFPDQKVTDKAAVERALSVETNPKTEGSWAWLENDTAVHWRPKGYWQPNTEVKVNAKLYGVKLANGVYGKDNVSASFKIGRSQIVKGNTQTHRMQVIRDGQQVADYPVSYGLDSDPGRVTKSGTHVVMSKHDTYFMNNARYDYENFKVNWAVRISNNGEFTHAAPWSVGDQGRKNVSHGCLNLSPENAKEYYDSALTGDPVEIEGSTQQLGPKDGAYHDWTYSWDQWLKMSALNS, via the coding sequence GTGGTGACACTTCACTTCCGACGGCGGGCACTGGCCGGGCTCGCCATCATCGCGGCGCTGGGTTTGAGCGGCTGCACCGGGGAAAGCGGGACCAACGCGGCGGGCACCGGCGGGGCGCAGGCGACGCCACCGGGCCCGGCCAGGATCGCGGTGCAGCCGGCCGCCGGGGCCAAGGAGGTCTCGCCAGGTGAACCGGTGCAGGTGACCGTCACCGAGGGCACGCTCGAGCAGGTGACGCTGACCAATCCGGACGGCAAGCAGGTCGCCGGGCAGCCCGCGCCGGACAACCGCAGCTGGACCACCACCGAACCGCTCGGTTACGGCAAGACCTACACCTGGGCGGGCACCGCGGTCGGCACCGACGGCTCGAAGGCACCGATCAGCGGCGCGTTCACGACGGTGACGCCGAAGCGCCAGCAGCACGGCCAGCTCAACGTCGGCGACGGCCAGACCTACGGCATCGCGATGCCGATCAGCCTGACCTTCCCGGACCAGAAGGTCACCGACAAGGCCGCGGTCGAGCGCGCGCTTTCGGTGGAGACCAACCCGAAGACCGAGGGTTCCTGGGCCTGGCTGGAGAACGACACCGCGGTGCACTGGCGGCCGAAGGGCTACTGGCAGCCGAACACCGAGGTGAAGGTGAACGCCAAGCTGTACGGCGTGAAGCTGGCGAACGGCGTGTACGGCAAGGACAACGTCAGCGCCTCGTTCAAGATCGGGCGCTCGCAGATCGTCAAGGGCAACACCCAGACCCACCGCATGCAGGTGATCCGCGACGGCCAGCAGGTCGCCGACTACCCGGTCAGCTACGGCCTGGACAGCGATCCCGGCCGCGTCACCAAGAGCGGGACGCACGTGGTGATGTCCAAGCACGACACGTACTTCATGAACAACGCCCGCTACGACTACGAGAACTTCAAGGTCAACTGGGCGGTGCGCATCTCGAACAACGGCGAGTTCACCCACGCCGCCCCGTGGTCGGTCGGCGACCAGGGCAGGAAGAACGTCTCCCACGGCTGCCTGAACCTGTCGCCCGAGAACGCCAAGGAGTACTACGACAGCGCGCTCACCGGCGATCCGGTCGAGATCGAGGGCAGCACGCAGCAGCTGGGCCCGAAGGACGGCGCGTACCACGACTGGACCTACTCCTGGGACCAGTGGCTCAAGATGTCCGCGCTCAACAGCTGA
- a CDS encoding SigE family RNA polymerase sigma factor, whose translation MKRRTASTGPDSSSYDGEFARFFGERAHQLRSTAFLLCGDWHHAEDITQAALLKLYLAWPKLERHDRLDAYARQVVTRTFLAERRRPWRRREQLTDLPPEQAGDEAGGPEQRMLVLRALAAVPPKQRAVLVLRFWHDLSVEETAAALRCSTGNVKSQSARGLATLRDRLGPHFHELSLTSKGGSA comes from the coding sequence TTGAAGCGCCGGACCGCATCGACCGGGCCGGACTCGTCGTCGTACGACGGCGAGTTCGCCCGGTTCTTCGGCGAGCGCGCACACCAGTTGCGCTCCACCGCCTTCCTGCTCTGCGGCGACTGGCACCACGCCGAGGACATCACCCAGGCCGCACTGCTGAAGCTCTACCTGGCGTGGCCGAAACTGGAGCGGCACGACCGCCTCGACGCCTACGCCCGGCAGGTGGTCACCAGGACCTTTCTCGCCGAACGGCGGCGGCCGTGGCGGCGTCGTGAACAGCTCACCGACCTCCCGCCGGAACAGGCGGGGGACGAAGCGGGCGGCCCCGAGCAGCGCATGCTGGTGCTGCGTGCGCTGGCGGCGGTGCCGCCGAAGCAGCGCGCCGTGCTGGTGCTGCGGTTTTGGCACGATCTGAGCGTGGAGGAGACCGCGGCGGCCCTGCGCTGCTCCACCGGGAACGTGAAGAGCCAGAGCGCCCGCGGCCTGGCCACGCTGCGCGACCGGCTCGGCCCGCACTTCCACGAACTCTCGCTCACGTCGAAGGGAGGCAGCGCATGA
- a CDS encoding MFS transporter, giving the protein MSDQAVGATDAAPQEADPKQIRKAVAGSAMGNCIEWYDFGVFGFMPAILGQVFFNASSTSEGALATFALLAVTFVIRPFGSVVLGPLGDKLGRQKVLALTVILMSGSTFVIGLLPSWETIGPAAAVLVILLRALQGFSAGGEYGGAATFIAEYAPDRKRGFLGSWLEFGTLVGFFLGAGTVTLATVLLGNEAMAEWGWRIPFLIAGPLGLVGLYLRNKLEDTPVFQEIEKAKQVSKSPLKELLSKHWKSILHLIGLVILLNVGDWMMFGYIETYLKDVLKLEGHAPLLIVMAVILGMLAVIVPIGSLSDRIGRKPILITCCAGFLVVPIPAFTLMENSKTDTGVNVLMLGGGLALFGLCLVLFLSVVASTLPAMFPTQVRYGAFSIGYNFSTAAFAGTAPYIVGSLVDSTGNTLWPAFYLMAAGAIAAIPILLLPETAGVSLRGIVSSRITRRAKRPAPAN; this is encoded by the coding sequence ATGAGCGATCAGGCGGTCGGCGCCACGGACGCGGCGCCGCAGGAAGCGGATCCGAAGCAGATCCGGAAAGCCGTCGCCGGTTCGGCGATGGGCAATTGCATCGAGTGGTACGACTTCGGGGTCTTCGGCTTCATGCCGGCCATCCTCGGCCAGGTCTTCTTCAACGCGAGCAGCACCTCCGAAGGCGCGCTCGCCACGTTCGCGCTGCTCGCGGTGACGTTCGTGATCAGGCCGTTCGGCAGCGTCGTGCTCGGCCCGCTCGGTGACAAGCTGGGCAGGCAGAAGGTGCTCGCGCTGACGGTCATCCTGATGTCCGGGTCCACCTTCGTGATCGGGCTGCTGCCGTCGTGGGAGACCATCGGGCCCGCCGCCGCGGTGCTGGTGATCCTGCTGCGCGCGCTGCAGGGGTTCTCCGCCGGTGGTGAGTACGGCGGCGCGGCCACCTTCATCGCCGAGTACGCCCCGGACCGCAAGCGCGGGTTCCTCGGCAGCTGGCTGGAGTTCGGCACGCTGGTCGGGTTCTTCCTCGGCGCGGGCACGGTGACGCTGGCGACCGTGCTGCTGGGCAACGAGGCGATGGCCGAATGGGGCTGGCGCATCCCGTTCCTGATCGCCGGGCCGCTCGGCCTGGTCGGGCTGTACCTGCGGAACAAGCTCGAGGACACCCCGGTGTTCCAGGAGATCGAGAAGGCCAAGCAGGTCTCGAAGTCGCCGCTGAAGGAACTGCTCAGCAAGCACTGGAAGTCGATCCTGCACCTGATCGGCCTGGTCATCCTGCTCAACGTGGGCGACTGGATGATGTTCGGTTACATCGAGACCTATCTGAAGGACGTGCTCAAGCTCGAGGGCCACGCGCCGCTGCTGATCGTGATGGCGGTGATCCTCGGCATGCTCGCGGTGATCGTGCCGATCGGCTCGCTGTCGGACAGGATCGGCCGGAAACCCATCCTGATCACCTGTTGCGCGGGGTTCCTGGTGGTGCCGATCCCGGCGTTCACGCTGATGGAGAACAGCAAGACCGACACCGGGGTGAACGTGCTGATGCTCGGTGGCGGGCTGGCGCTGTTCGGGCTGTGCCTGGTGCTGTTCCTCTCGGTGGTGGCCTCGACGCTGCCCGCGATGTTCCCGACGCAGGTCCGCTACGGCGCCTTCTCGATCGGGTACAACTTCTCCACCGCGGCGTTCGCCGGTACCGCGCCCTACATCGTCGGCTCGCTGGTCGACTCGACCGGCAACACGCTGTGGCCGGCGTTCTACCTGATGGCGGCGGGTGCGATCGCGGCGATCCCGATCCTGC